The Glycine soja cultivar W05 chromosome 19, ASM419377v2, whole genome shotgun sequence genomic sequence AATATTCtattaaatgtaattaaagAAACAGCGTTTGAAAGTTTTCTTTTCCTACTTTGACTGAAAGACCAGAGATAAGTCATTATTTGAGTTATCAACAGTTGGACACTTGGACAGCATAAAGGAAAATGTGTCGGTAAAGTAATATGATGTAAATAATCTGGCAACACACCAACATACACTAATTTTAAGGCAAAATAATGGTCGGCAAAAGATTGATACCTTGAGTTAACTGGGTTATAGAAATtaggatttaaataaaaataactggGTTAACCATGGACTTggttcaacaaaaacaaacagctCAGAcatttcatttaaatatttgtatttccTGCTACTGCAGGTGTTTTACACACACATACAACAGTACAACACACCATGTCAAATAATGTTTTCGCAAGAAAGCCACAAATAGCTTgtaaaaatagttatatatggTTCGAGTCTTGGAAACAATAACAGCAGAATTTTGTCACATAACAGAGTTATAGAAATTAGAATGTAAGCTAAATTTACCAGGCTAAGCAGGCACCTGGCTTAGCTAGTGTTTTCTGCTCAAAGATTTCAATTGGAAATTTGAATGTCATTATTTTTAGGTTTTTCACTCTtgtttagatttcaaattttccaTTAAAATTGAATGTTTTATTATCACCTATAAAGTTTCCATCTGTGCATTTTTCTGCTAAGATTGCTCATAAATAAAACTTCACatcaagttgaaaattatcatcATCAAGAGCGACATTTCAATATTGATGTTTAacaatttctttctctttttgattGGTTATTGCAACATCATCTTCCTACTACTCTGTTAGTAATAGTAGAGAAAAAGATCTACCCCACCACCTCAGGTTACCACTTACTGCCAAAATGTTCTGAAAAAAAAGTAGTTAGCAAGATATCTCTATGCTATGGCGATACAAACAAGTAAAACTGCATTCTATTACTATCTCCAGTGAGTGCAGCCTTCATTTCATTCACTAATGCATGTTTATAGGTCAGCAATTGCTACACTTCAATATAGAAATCAATCAAACAGTGCTAGTCGATCTATTGTAGAAAAAGAAGCATTTTACCTGGGCGACTCTTCACCAGTGTCATCTTCTCCCAGAACACCTTGCCTTAATACTGTTTCCAACATGCCAGCTGTTTGGTACCTCAGTGCAAATGCTTTCTCAGATGGGAAAAAGCCTATCTGCAAACTAATTGTGATGGATATTGTAAAGAAGCAATGGGATCACACAGAAAGAaccaaaaaaagtttaaaaaacatGATGGTTTAAACTTCAGTTCAATGTTCCAGCATAAGAAAATCTCACTTGTTGATATTTGTCAACAGTAAACATAttggtttcttttattttgtactcTGCCCATTCTGCATCATTGTCATCTCCGGAGATTGAAGTACTTGATGAAGGTTGTTTAATATACAGCCTGCAAGGAGCAACAGGTAAAcaatttacaatttaaaaaaatagaaaactaaagCAGTCAAACAAGATCTCATTTAACCTCTTATGCAAGCTGATGATGAACAACTATTACTCAGATTCAAATGATTTACTATGATGGGGTTACAGTTTAGTAAATTCATTCCATTCTCCTTATAAAGGATCACATCATATCATCATATATGTTATAAATTTAAGGAACTGACAAAATTTAAGATGCATTTAGTttactttaattgatatgttttaaccaagaattaaaaaaatttccttattttttaatttttgtcctgatttccaaaatttataaaagtgGGGGTGAAAACagcattttgttattttccttgTTTACTTTGCAAGTtctgaaaaaacataaaataaaaggaaaagaaggcatttttgttataattttgatAAGGGTGACAGAAGAAGGGTTGGTTACGTTTGAATGAGACTCATGAGTTCATCTTCCCCATAAGAGCTAGCGGAAAGCTTGGTACTCAGTTGTTGCAACATATTTCCACTCGAATCAAATTGCTACAAAACATAGAGGAAAATaatgtcattaaaaaaaaataacattaaaagaaCTTAGGCACAATCGTTTAAGTATTTTTCCTATTGAAATTTCAACttaacaaaattacaataatgtcTATCTAGAGTTTAATTTGTATGCACTATCATAGTAAGAAGTTGCATACTATTAACTAATTCACCCACTAATATCTCtaacaaaaaactaacaaactaacatttggtgataaaaaaaaaaaatcatcataactACAAATTTTACGCCAACGCTAAAGAAAGTTTTCATTAAAACTGTTATGTCTAATGTGAATTCCAACAAAaagtttttttctattttgaatataaaaagtaaaaaaaaaaaaatgttacatagAAAGAGCCGTTCCACTTTCCGGAGTTAAGGTTGATGAAACGTCGGAGGTTGTCGATGCTCATAGCGGCTTCTTCAACGGTTGGGGAGGAAGAGGAGGCTCTGATTCTGATTCTGGTgagggaagaagaaaaggaagaagagaaagtaATAGAGTTTGGTTTAAGTGAAAGAAAGTGAATGGTGTTAGTGTTAGTGTTAGTGTTGAGAAGGGAAGGAACCCAAACTGAACACtgaatagaagaagaagaagaagaagaagccattgTTGTGTTGAGTCTCTTCTCAGAATCTCAGGTGCCACCAAAATTCAGTTTACGCTAACGTATCTTATCTCTCTCTCGAGTAACTCTCATGTCTTgttgggtgttgctaggtgcacccagcattattgttggTGCATCCAGCACTTAAACTGAAATAACGAAAATACCCTTAATTCGTAAGTCATTTAAATTGACCCGTAAAaagtttacggatcaacttgatccgtaagtcttttatggatcaacttgatccgtaagtcttttacggatcaagttgatccgtaaggcttctatggatcaagttgatctataTTTTCCGtaaaaggcttacggatcaagttgatccgtaagccttttacgaatcaacttgatctgtatcaaccttatggatcaacttgatccgtacaaTTTACGGACCACCCTCACACACACCCATCACAAAAGCGAAAAAAGCGCAGAGAtagttttgatattttaaaaaaatgctgggtgcacctagcaactcccTGTCTTGTTTGCTAAATGCATTGGACTGGACTGGTTTGAGGATAGTAGGTATTTTTGGAGTTACAATCTACACTCCCCTTCTTTTTAATACactcctcccccttttttcccAAAATACCCTTTGCTTAAATAAAAACTATgcactctctctttttgtttcaaacattaagtaaaaaatgataataaaaaaaatttgtctcAAACAATAGGACAACAATCTAATGAGGACCATTTGAATcactttaaaaacataaaacactatattgaacttttttaagaaaaaaaataaggaaacaaattGAATATAACCAAGGTACTAAAAGTGCATTTTAGGTATAAAAAAAaggttctaaaaaatatttttgtgaacCTAGTTAAGAATTAAATTGTAACTGAATAACATATCATTGATTAATAAAGACTCAACCCATTCTTTACCAAAGAAAAAAGCGACTTAACCCAACCCCAATTGTTTTtgtacttaaattttttaagtggCCTAACTAACATCACAATTGAATCGTAATTGAAAAACCTACCACTAGGGGTGTTTTTAGGACAGTtagaaaaatagattatttcattagttgattattgttataatcaattataattagcatcattttttgtttggataagttTGCTGAAAACTAATTTGCAGATAATTAATTTCGTTtaaatgcaaagaaaaaaaatcaggtTTTACAtgttaaaagaatataaaaaataattgaaagaaaaaataagttgttagaAAATAAACATAAGCTACAAACTttcgaattaaaaaaatatttttattttcattaaaaaaagctttttacAAATTTCAGCTCATGTATGATCCCAAACATCCAGCTTATtttacaaacaattttttttctctcgaaAATAGCTGAAATTGGGAAAAAATCATCTTTCCCAAGCATGCTCTAATTAACAAAGACTCAACTcacttgtcaaaaaaaaaaaaaaatactcaaccatttccatttttgtatttaaacatattttcataTGACATCCTTAACTTGCAGAACTTTGAGTTCAAGAGGTTGTTGGCCCCGTTTTACCATGAAAGTGAGTGTCACATCTTCACCTATGTGTTTTATCCTCTTTCGCTGGTTTAGTGGTTTATTCTAGAATCATTAATTAATGAAtactttaattttcattttatttcgcTTACATATTTTATCTCTCCCACCTACCAAAATCAAATATCTTTCTATGTATAAAAAATGTCTAACTTAATTGATTAAGCATAATACATaagttacttattttttattcttacaaataatatatatatatatatatatatatatatatatatatatatatatatatatatatatatatatatatttccgtGCATGTGAAACAAATTTGGTTCATTGGATTACTGTTCTATAGGAATTAAATGCGGGATAATTGTCTATTcattattctctctttttttgcaTTTCTTCATTTGTCAAAGATCCAAAATTagcttttaatttgatttttgttgctTTATTGCTTTTATTGCTATCCAAATATAGTTATATCTTTTATCcgtttaatttcattaatttagtCTAAATAGTAAAAgttgtgaaaaaaattgtaagtcGAGTATTACATGAGGCTTCAAGGGAACTATACTTTTACTCAAAATATTATTGCACAATTTGATACAATGagtaaacaaaaatatgaaagaaaaagggcaagtaaaaataaatgtaaaatgatataataaaattactGTGAAGGAATATGAATAAggttgatataaaatatataataatctgcggttaaattttttactttaccACACCCAAATCAATCATCTACGATGGGACTTAAGAGTAACATTGCtcctttatttttactttccTCTTCTTGTTCCTTAACACCTCAATGtaactaaaaaacattattacgtACCCCATTTTTAGAgtgtaaaatatgaaattaaagaaaaacttaaaagataaaataaaatgacatgATAAAAATACTGTGAAGGAATATGAATAAGGTTgttgtaaaatatataataatctgCAGTTAAATTTTTCCTTTACCATAACCAAATCAACCATCTATGATGGGACTTAATTAAGAGTATAACATGCACCAAAccctgtaaaaaaaaagtaaccaacaatatataatatctaATTAAGCCATTTTAACTTTGAACAAAAACAAAGCACCATCACCAATCACTTACAAAATGTCCATTATATTAAAACCTAATTCACAAAAACCACAACATTAGCAACAATGATGATCCAAATGCATGTGCACACCGAGGGCAAGGGAGAAGAAGAACCATACGCGACGGGGGACGGAGCCGGTGGCGCCGCCATTGCGAGTGCCGGATCTTGGTCCTCTTGTTGAACTTGCACGGCCACTCTCATGCCATGAAAACAGTAACCTCCACCGGAGAGGTAGTAGTAGGTCCTTGCCTCCGTCATTTGCACCACATCACGACCACCTCGAGTGATGTTTTTTATGAAGTCTCTGTCTATGCAGTTCTCGTAGCTTGTCTTGTTCACCTCCAGAACGTTGAAGTATCGTTTGTCGAACTTGAAGACTTCATCAAACCCATGCACGTTTATTAATTAGCATCAGAAGATATATATTTTgaggaaaacaaaaattttgatATATCAGAATTGAATTATcgaataaatttgttaattaaggagctaaaacaaaaatacataataatgatatttattattgaacaataatgatattttcgtataatttttatttttaaacttgtaAATACCCATATAATAAATGCCCAGGG encodes the following:
- the LOC114399165 gene encoding uncharacterized protein LOC114399165 isoform X2, whose amino-acid sequence is MASSSSSSSIQCSVWVPSLLNTNTNTNTIHFLSLKPNSITFSSSFSSSLTRIRIRASSSSPTVEEAAMSIDNLRRFINLNSGKWNGSFYQFDSSGNMLQQLSTKLSASSYGEDELMSLIQTLYIKQPSSSTSISGDDNDAEWAEYKIKETNMFTVDKYQQIGFFPSEKAFALRYQTAGMLETVLRQGVLGEDDTGEESPRNLKLPSRRPSVVCENCLYSLERDMRARAFHILEPRGTVDMLIVFLEERSDGAPPLLESSRDVKSRIIPFLGKWKGHSITKRSGVYGSTITNADTVVLHEMDNNGQLIQAQYQTIWLHLMEVIR
- the LOC114398049 gene encoding lamin-like protein translates to MENWRGARMMVVASAVAMGWLSVVAMGSPVLHKVGGSKGWINQDVNYTEWSAQEHIYVGDWLIFKFDKRYFNVLEVNKTSYENCIDRDFIKNITRGGRDVVQMTEARTYYYLSGGGYCFHGMRVAVQVQQEDQDPALAMAAPPAPSPVAYGSSSPLPSVCTCIWIIIVANVVVFVN